The genomic stretch GCAGGTTCCATCATGTTTTGGGTAATCACGATACGTACACTCAGCCTAAAAAAGAAATTCAAAAACAAACAGGGCAAGCCTGTTATTACTCGATAACGATGGAAGACTTCATCCTTGTATTTCTAGATACAACAAGAGAGATGGATGTAAGGAACTGGGGAGGCTGGCTTGACGAGGAGCAACTAAACTGGTTTGAACAAGTGGTCCAAAACTCAGGAACAAAGCCGACGCTGGTCTTTGCACATCACCCGGTCTATTTAACAACGACAGGTTCAGATCGTGAAAAGGGATCCATTGATCCTTCTATTGATATGTGGCGTATTCTCCGCCAGAAAAAAGGAACAGGGATCTATTTTAACGGACATACGCATGTCGATTCAATTATGGAACAGAATGGTTGGACATTCATTCAGCTGTCTGCTTGTCTGGATCAGCATGCCTATCGTATTGCGGAAATTACAGGAGAAGAAGTGCGGGTTCAGGCTGTCGATATTACAGATTCCACACTCGCTGACCAGTTACCTGATATTTTTACTTATATGAATCATTTTAGAGCCACTCCCCATGCTCGCGGAAAACAGGAGGAACGGGAATGCTCTGTGCAGCTGCTGGCTGAGCGATGGAACGAAGCAGATTTATTCGAAGCATTGGAAGCGGAGCTGACTGAAGAGGACCTGCAAATCAGTGCAGACAAAAGACGCGGGGGAGATAAAGCGCATGTCTAACCGTGTATCTCAGCTAGTTATAGGGGCAGACAACACCAATTTTTTCGCTAGAAAAACAAAACAGCAGCATGCTGTGGAGGATCTGCTAAAACGTCTATCCGAGTATCGTAATGTAGCGTCCATTCGGGATGTACGCTATCTTGAAACCGCGCTTTCTTATCGAGATCAACTGAGTGCAGTATTCCTTCTTACTGGAAGCATTGGTGTCATTAAAAGTTATGTGGAATTATTTCAGAAGCATCATATTCCGGTCTTCGTGCATGTAGAGAAGATCGGGGGGCTTTCTTATGATCAGCAGGGGCTTGAATATGTAGCGAATGCCATACGGCCGGACGGGATCATTACCACGAAGATTCAAGTCGTTAAGAAAGCACAGAAATTAGGGCTTACTACCATTCAGCGATTCTTTCTAGTCGATTCTGAAGGTCTTGGCAATATTGCGCAAAGTCTCGCTCAAGTTGAACCTGATATTATCGAGATCATGCCGGCACGTATTCCCGAGGTGCTTCACAAGGTGAGAGAAATGACAGACATTCCCGTCATCTCCGGAGGACTTCTGCGAAAAAGAGAGCATGCGGAAGCCTGTATTTTGGAGGGGGCGACGGCCATTTCTTCATCTAGTCAGCAGATGTGGGAACAATCATTCTAAGAGCAGTTTCCTTCCAATCTAACCTATAAAGTTTATCCTTACTTAACATGATTCTTCAATTCGGTTAACAGTAACGTCTTATGATGAGAAGAGATAAGAGAACTAACGTATTTCCTGACAAGTAAATAAGTACCCGGGTTGGAGTGATGGAGAAACCTAATCGGATCAAGAGAGCCTGTAATTGGCTGTTCTTGGTCTGATCGAGGTTTCTTTTTGTTATATCAGGCAGCTGGGGTTAAATTCGTGATGTTCATTCTAAGGAGGATACAAAGGATGAGAAGAGGAAAGAGACGGAACTTATTAACACTGGTACTAGGAATGAGCGTTTTGCTTACTGCTTGCGGTACGGATTCAGGAGGCAGCAATGTAACAAGTACGGCAGGTGCTGCCCCCGGGAACAGCGGAAATACGGAAGAGAAGATACAGATTAAATACTGGTATGCCTATGGAGAAAAGATTGAAGAGGCAAAACAAGAATTAGTCAAACGTTTTAATGAGTCTCAGGATCGAATCGAAGTCGTTGCTGAGTATCAAGGTAACTATGATGATTTACATGCCAAGGTACAAGCTGCTTTTGCTGCAAACAATGCACCGGCCGTATCCGATCTAGAGATTTCCTCCACAGGGACCTTTGCGAGGTACGGTATGATCACAGACCTTACTGCTTTAGCAGAACAAGATAAAGAAAAACTGCAGATTGACGACTTCAATCCAGGCTTAATGGGGAATGCCTATGTGGATGGCAAGCTATACGGGCTGCCGTTTATGCGCAGTACACCGATTATGTATATGAATGTCAGCCTTCTAGAAGAGGCCGGGCTCGACCCCGCTGGACCGAAGACATGGGACGAATTCGAAGAGTACGGCAAAGTGCTGAAATCAAAAGGGAAAACAGCAATGACGATGCCTACAGATATCTGGTTCTACGAGGGGCTTGTAGCACAGTCTGGTGGTCAGGTATTAGCGGATGATGGGAAGTCTGCGTTATTTAACTCTCCTGAAGGTGTTGCTCCTGTAGAGTTCTGGAAGAAGTTAGCCGGCGAAGGAATCATTAAAATTCCAGTAGGGGATGAAGCCGGAGCAACAGCAGAAAAAGACTGGGCTAACCAGACATCTGCGTTTCGATTTGGTTCAACCGCAGGGGTTGCCGGTGCTATTGAAATCTCACAGGGAAATAACTTTAAATTTAACACGGCCTTTATGCCGGCGAATAAATCCTATGGCGTTCCTACAGGCGGCTGTCAGCTCGTCATTACATCAAAACTTAGTGAAGCAGAAACAGCGGCAGCTTGGGAGTTCCTTACCTTCATGACAACGGCTGAAAGTACAACATATCAGAGCAAACACACAGGATATTTACCTACGCGAATCTCAGCACTTGAAAGTGAAGAACTACAATCGCTCTATAAGGAATATCCGCAATATAAAGTTGCGGTAGATCAGCTGGCTTATGCCAGACCTCGTCCAATGGAGACGGCGTATCCCGAAGTTGCGAAGATCGTAAAGAATGCTATTGAGAAAACATTGCTTGATCCTAAAATCTCTGCTCAGGATGCGATGAACGAAGCCAATGAGAAAGCCAATGCACTGTTAAGTAAATAAAAGGAGTGGAGAAGATGGGCCAAATTGAACTAAAAGGAATCAGTAAGTTTTTTAAACAGGAAGAGGTAATCAAGGACCTTGACCTTACGATAAAAGATGGTTCATTTACGGTGCTTGTCGGTCCATCTGGCTGTGGTAAATCAACAACGCTCCGCATGATTGCGGGGCTTGATGACCAGTCCAGCGGAGATATTTTTATTGATGGCAAGCGAGTGAACGGAGTGCCTCCGGGTATGCGTGATGTGGCGATGGTATTCCAAAACTACGCACTTTATCCAACGATGAGTGTTCATAACAATATTGAATTCGGACTGATTAACCGGAAGATTCCGAAGAAGGAACGGGAAACGCTGATTGCGGATATCGCAGAAATTGTAGGCCTGAGTGATTATATGAAAAAGAAGCCGGAGATGCTCTCCGGCGGACAGCGCCAGCGTGTCGCTCTTGCTCGCGCTATGGTTAAGAAACCAGAGGTCTTTATTCTCGATGAGCCGCTCAGTAACCTTGATGCGAAGCTCCGCCATCAGATGCGGACAGAGCTTATTCAGCTGCATAAAAGGCTGGGGACGACGTTTGTGTATGTAACCCATGATCAGGTAGAGGCCATGTCTATGGGCGATGAGATTGTCATTATGAATAAAGGAGTCATTCAGCAAGCGGCTTCCCCCATTGAACTGTACCATAATCCAGCAAACCGGTTCGCTGCTCAGTTTATTGGAACACCTGCGATGAATATTCTGCCTTATAAAGGGATTCATTTTCCCTCCTTATCGGCAAAAGGCAAAGAAGAGATTGGTCATTTCGGATTTCGTCCTGAGCACGCACAGCTGCATGACGGGTATGATTTAAAAGGAGAAGGCCTTAGAATCAGTGGAGAAATCGTAACCAGGGAAAGTCTCGGAGCAGAGAGTATATATCAGATCCAATCAAGCTTCGGTATGTTTTCCGTTAAAACATTCCTTACTCCTCTTATGATGAATAACATGGTTACCGTGACGATTCCATATGAGCAGTTGTACTATTTTGACCTTAGCGGGAAGAGGGTAAGACAAGCGGAATATAGAGCCGCTGCCACTCCAAATGGAACGCCTGCATCTCTTGAACTCATTTCGGTGAGCGGGGGAGGCTAGAGGTATGATGAGTTCGACATCAAGCATATGGCATAAGCTTAGACCCTATGGAATGGTAACACCGGCACTAGCTGTATTTGGAGTTTTCTTCATTTATCCTATTTTTTATATGATCTATCTCAGCGTGTTTGACTGGAATTTTGTCAGCCCTACAAAGGATTATGTCGGTTTGCAAAATTTTTCGGCCTTATTGTCGGATGATGAGTTTCGTCAAGTCATACTAAATACGACAATATACACCGTTTCTACGGTTCTTCTCACCCTTAGTATTTCTTTACTGCTGGCTCTTTGGTTAAATCGTTCCGGAGCTTTCTATGGATTTGTCCAAGGGGCCATATTCAGTCCGCATATTATTTCTTTAGTCTCTATTTCACTATTATGGAGCTGGCTGATGGACCCTGAGTATGGGCTGTTGAACTGGGTTATCAGTTTATTTGGATTTGGGCCATTAGAGTGGTTATCCCACCCAGATACTTCCCTCATGTCACTCATTCTGGTTGCCGTGTGGAAAGGGATCGGATTTAACACCCTTGTCTTTATCGCTGGTTTGCAAAGCATTCCGCAGAGTATATATGAAGCGGCTGCACTGGATCGTTCCAAACCATGGCGTACGTTTATGAGACTAACGCTGCCCATGCTATCCCCAACGCTGTTTTTCCTGGCGATTATGAGTATGATTGGTTCCTTTCAGGTGTTTGAGACGATTGCCATTATGACACAGGGCGGGCCGGTAAATTCCACAAACACCTTGGTCTATTACATTTATCAATATGGATTTCGTTTCTTTAAAATTGGCTATGCTTCAGCCGCTGGGGTAATTTTGCTGGTGATTGTCGGGATTCTTACCCTGATCTATTTCCGGCTATTATCCAAAAAGGTGCATTATCGGTAACAGGGAGAGGAGGCTACTTATGAATGTGCTTGAACCAGCAGCAAGAGTAAAACGCACATCCACGGATAGAGTGAAAGAGGAAGCAAGCAGTATGAAGGTCTTGAACAGTCTCCTAAAAGTCGTTAACGTGATTTTAATGGGAGTACTCGTTCTTATCTTCGCTTTGCCCTTTGTCTGGATGGTGTCCACGTCACTGAAAACACTGCCGGAAACGATGATCTTCCCGCCTGAGTGGATTCCAGCAGCCCCGCAGTGGCAAAACTTTATGCAAGCCTGGAACTCGGGACCGTTTCTTCACTATTTTATGAACAGCGTAATGATCTCCGCAGGCATTCTGCTGCTGCAGATGATTACCATTATTCCTGCGGCGTATGCGTTTGCGAGATTTGAGTTTAAGGGATCAGGTATTTTGTTTGGACTTGTCATGGTCACACTAATGATTCCTTCTCAGCTTATTTTCTTGCCAGTCTATCTTGAACTTAGTTCCTGGAATCTGCTTAATACGCATCTTGGGCTGATTCTACCTTTTGCATCCAGTGCATTCGGGATATTTCTTCTGCGCCAATCATTCAAGCAAGTGCCAAATGAACTCATTGAGGCAGCTCGTTTAGATAAAGCAAAAGAGTGGAAGATCATGATAAAGCTCATGATTCCTATGGCTCGTCCTGCACTTATAACCTTCGGATTGTTTAGTTTTATTAGTCACTGGAATGATTATTTTTGGCCGCTGGTGATGACAACGAACGAAACGGCACGGACCCTTCCGCTTGGGATTGCCAAGATTCGAGAAACAGAAGGACTAACCACCTGGAATGTGCTTATGGCAGGCAATTTGATACTTGTTGTCCCCATTCTGATTATTTTTTTCTTTGCACAGCGTTCGATTATTAAAGCATTTGTATATAATGGTGTGAAATAAGGACATATGTATATGGAGACAAGCTGTTTTCAAGTGACTAGACTCTATGGTTAAATGGTATCCGGAGGTGATTCATATCCTGAACCCGGATAAGAAAAAACGTAATCCTAAGTTTGTTATAGCGGAGGCTGTTGTTACCGCCCTCGCCCTAATTTTATTAATTATATCGTTAGTGAATTCAGGTATTTCTCTTGGCTGGTTTTTCCTCAGTATGTCTGTGGTCTACGCTATTCGGTATTGGGAGCTTCGATCATGGATACAGGTGCTTTCTATGGTAATTTTGGCTTTAGGTGCTGTAAGTTTGTTTATGTTGGGACAATAAGTGAGTAACAAAAAAAGAAAAAAGAGACAGAAAAAAGAGACGAAAAAGCCCTTTTAAAGGGCTTTTTTCTATTTATTTCATTTAATTTCCTTTTAGGTTAGTTTAAAATAAATAATGATGTAGTATACATATCGTATCGGAGGTAGCGTGTAAATGAGAAAAATGCTAAAAGTGTTGCTGGTAACTATGGTTTCTGTTTCCATATCGTTTGGGGTAATGGGTGAGATCCATGCGGCAGGTGCAAAGAAGTATAAGAACTGTACGGAGCTGAACAAAGTGTATAAAGGCGGAGTGGCCAAGTCTTCTTCCATTAAAAATAAGGGAGGCAAAACGAAATATAAACCGCATGTTTCTGCATCGCTGTATGAAGCTAATAAATCAAAAGATCGGGATAAGGATGGGATTGCTTGCGAGAAATAGAAGCATAGGAGGAGAGAATCCATAACAAAAGCCGATATTCGCTCCTTATCAAAAGAGTGGACATCGGCTGATCAAGTGAAAATGAATGTAGGATAGAGATTTAAAGTTCAAAATGGGACAGGAATGAGCGTAGAGCAATGTCTAATTTCCTGAAAAGGAATACTGACAATACCTTGTGTATGTTTTAGACGAAGCTTCTTATAAGGAAGCTGAAGACTTACGACCCCAGAATAGACAGATCCATCGGTTAAAGAAAGATGTACAGAATAACCTTTTTGCTCAGCAATTTGTAGTTCTTTCATCATAGAAAT from Paenibacillus polygoni encodes the following:
- a CDS encoding metallophosphoesterase family protein — protein: MRIALIGDLHYHEADQTLGNWVEARDAFYKNMLHHFLSSEADLYISLGDLTNLGTTSELREVYEIIHSYERRFHHVLGNHDTYTQPKKEIQKQTGQACYYSITMEDFILVFLDTTREMDVRNWGGWLDEEQLNWFEQVVQNSGTKPTLVFAHHPVYLTTTGSDREKGSIDPSIDMWRILRQKKGTGIYFNGHTHVDSIMEQNGWTFIQLSACLDQHAYRIAEITGEEVRVQAVDITDSTLADQLPDIFTYMNHFRATPHARGKQEERECSVQLLAERWNEADLFEALEAELTEEDLQISADKRRGGDKAHV
- a CDS encoding ABC transporter ATP-binding protein — encoded protein: MGQIELKGISKFFKQEEVIKDLDLTIKDGSFTVLVGPSGCGKSTTLRMIAGLDDQSSGDIFIDGKRVNGVPPGMRDVAMVFQNYALYPTMSVHNNIEFGLINRKIPKKERETLIADIAEIVGLSDYMKKKPEMLSGGQRQRVALARAMVKKPEVFILDEPLSNLDAKLRHQMRTELIQLHKRLGTTFVYVTHDQVEAMSMGDEIVIMNKGVIQQAASPIELYHNPANRFAAQFIGTPAMNILPYKGIHFPSLSAKGKEEIGHFGFRPEHAQLHDGYDLKGEGLRISGEIVTRESLGAESIYQIQSSFGMFSVKTFLTPLMMNNMVTVTIPYEQLYYFDLSGKRVRQAEYRAAATPNGTPASLELISVSGGG
- a CDS encoding glycerol-3-phosphate responsive antiterminator, giving the protein MSNRVSQLVIGADNTNFFARKTKQQHAVEDLLKRLSEYRNVASIRDVRYLETALSYRDQLSAVFLLTGSIGVIKSYVELFQKHHIPVFVHVEKIGGLSYDQQGLEYVANAIRPDGIITTKIQVVKKAQKLGLTTIQRFFLVDSEGLGNIAQSLAQVEPDIIEIMPARIPEVLHKVREMTDIPVISGGLLRKREHAEACILEGATAISSSSQQMWEQSF
- a CDS encoding ABC transporter substrate-binding protein; protein product: MRRGKRRNLLTLVLGMSVLLTACGTDSGGSNVTSTAGAAPGNSGNTEEKIQIKYWYAYGEKIEEAKQELVKRFNESQDRIEVVAEYQGNYDDLHAKVQAAFAANNAPAVSDLEISSTGTFARYGMITDLTALAEQDKEKLQIDDFNPGLMGNAYVDGKLYGLPFMRSTPIMYMNVSLLEEAGLDPAGPKTWDEFEEYGKVLKSKGKTAMTMPTDIWFYEGLVAQSGGQVLADDGKSALFNSPEGVAPVEFWKKLAGEGIIKIPVGDEAGATAEKDWANQTSAFRFGSTAGVAGAIEISQGNNFKFNTAFMPANKSYGVPTGGCQLVITSKLSEAETAAAWEFLTFMTTAESTTYQSKHTGYLPTRISALESEELQSLYKEYPQYKVAVDQLAYARPRPMETAYPEVAKIVKNAIEKTLLDPKISAQDAMNEANEKANALLSK
- a CDS encoding carbohydrate ABC transporter permease, whose protein sequence is MKVLNSLLKVVNVILMGVLVLIFALPFVWMVSTSLKTLPETMIFPPEWIPAAPQWQNFMQAWNSGPFLHYFMNSVMISAGILLLQMITIIPAAYAFARFEFKGSGILFGLVMVTLMIPSQLIFLPVYLELSSWNLLNTHLGLILPFASSAFGIFLLRQSFKQVPNELIEAARLDKAKEWKIMIKLMIPMARPALITFGLFSFISHWNDYFWPLVMTTNETARTLPLGIAKIRETEGLTTWNVLMAGNLILVVPILIIFFFAQRSIIKAFVYNGVK
- a CDS encoding excalibur calcium-binding domain-containing protein, which produces MVSVSISFGVMGEIHAAGAKKYKNCTELNKVYKGGVAKSSSIKNKGGKTKYKPHVSASLYEANKSKDRDKDGIACEK
- a CDS encoding carbohydrate ABC transporter permease, which produces MMSSTSSIWHKLRPYGMVTPALAVFGVFFIYPIFYMIYLSVFDWNFVSPTKDYVGLQNFSALLSDDEFRQVILNTTIYTVSTVLLTLSISLLLALWLNRSGAFYGFVQGAIFSPHIISLVSISLLWSWLMDPEYGLLNWVISLFGFGPLEWLSHPDTSLMSLILVAVWKGIGFNTLVFIAGLQSIPQSIYEAAALDRSKPWRTFMRLTLPMLSPTLFFLAIMSMIGSFQVFETIAIMTQGGPVNSTNTLVYYIYQYGFRFFKIGYASAAGVILLVIVGILTLIYFRLLSKKVHYR